From the genome of Adhaeribacter pallidiroseus:
TTACTTCTATTACTTGCCCAACTGGCAAATTTCCCAGGTGAAGCTCCCCAATACGCACTCTTATTAAACGCAAGGTTGGAAAACCAACGGCGGCCGTCATTTTGCGGATTTGCCGATTTTTGCCTTCGGTGAGCGTTAGGGACACCCAGCTTGTAGGACCGTGCCGGTCGTCGCGGATTTTTCGGGCTCGGGCGCTAAACTCCGGGTTAGAGGCTAATTTATAAGCCGCGCAAGGCTTGGTTTGGTATTTTTGGTTCCGCACACCGATTTCTACGCCTTGTTGCAGTTGGGCAATCGCTTCCGGAGTAATCAGGCCATCAACCTGGGCAAAGTATTCTTTCTCCATTTTACTACTGGTAAAGAAAGTACTTACTTTTCCGTCGGTGGTGAGCAGCAATAAACCTTCGCTGTCTTCGTCTAAGCGGCCAACGGCCATGGTGCCATCCGGAAACGGGTATAATTCACCTAAGCGTTTTTTCTTGTTTGCTTCTCCCACAAACTGGCTTAAATAACCATAAGGCTTGTGCAGCTTAAAATGGCGGTGCAACATTGCCATAATCTAAATAATTTAAGATTAGAAAAAGCAAAGATAAGCAGGGTTTCGCTTTAATAGGCACTTTTCTATTCTTGCAAATCGCTACGGTCAGCAGTTAATGGCGCCTCCAGGCGACCTTTCTGAGGTTAATACAATATCTTCAGGATCTCAAGTTAAAATTTAACCAGCCTAAAGCGTTCTAAACTCTATCCGAATAACCAAAAAAAGAGCCTTTAACTATAAAACAAGTTTATGTACACAACCGGCAAATGATTGAAGCTTAACTTAAGACAGCTCTTTTATTCTGGGTTATTTCTCCAGCCTGGAAAAGGCTCCACGGGTAAGCTGCTAGGAGTACACCCCGCAGCCAGAATAGGGTGGATTATGTATACTATAGCATACGTGCAGGCATAATGCTAGCAATTAAGAATTTTTACATTCATATTTACTAAGCACGCCAATGCAAAATTTAAAAAAATACACAAATGCATATCACTTACCAAATAGGCGTTCTTCCAACGGTAACACAAGTAACCGCGCTGTATAATGCAGCCGGGTTACCAAGACCAACCCATGACCCGGAGCGAATGCAACAGATGTATGCTCATTCTAATTTGGTGGTAACGGCTTGGGAAGGCGATACGTTAATCGGAGTTTCCCGGTCCATTACGGATTGGGTCTGGAGTTGTTACCTGGCCGATTTAGCCGTTGACCCAAGTTATCAAAAATCCGGCATTGGTAAAAAGCTGATTCAGCTAACGAAAGAAAAAGCGGGAGAACAATCGATGGTGTTGTTGCTTTCGGTTCCGACGGCCCTGGAGTATTACCCCAGAGTAGGTATGCAAAAAGTAGAAAATGGCTTTATCTTACCCCGGGAAAAATAATTATAGCCCTATTTTTTTTAATTTTGGAAGACGCCTTTTTTAAATTTATCGTCGTTTAAGCGCCTAATTACGCGGGGACCTTTACTGCTTACCATAATTTTAAAAATATGGCCGAAAAGCTGTTGCAGCATTTGCAGAAATTTATAGTAGTACCGGCAGAAGCCAAGCCTTTAGTTGCGGGCAGCTTGCTGCCGTTCCAAGTAAAGAAAAAGCAGAATTTGCTCGAAAATGGCCAGATTTGCACATACAATTATTTTGTAGAAAAAGGTTGTTTGCGCTTATTTTTCATAAATGATAAAGGAATTGAGCAAACCACGCAGTTTTCCATTGAAAATTGGTGGTTATCGGATTACTCTTCTTTCTCCAGGCAGCAGCCCAGTACTTTCTTTATTCAGGCGGTAGAAAATACTACGGTGTGGGCTCTTAGCTGGCAAGCGCAGGAACAGCTTTTTTTAAATTTCCCGCCGCTGGAGCGGTATTTCCGGTTGGTGTACCAAAGAGCTTACGCCGCGGAACAGTGGCGGATAAAATATATTTATGATTTTTCGAAGGAAGAGATGTATCAGCATTTCAGTTCCCACTATCCGGGGTTTGTACAACGAATCCCGCAGTATTTACTGGCTTCTTTTTTAGGTTTTACCCCAGAATATTTGAGCGAAATCCGGAAAAAGAGCATTTCTTAAACCAGTTTAAGTTTTATCAGGCACCACCTGCATAGCTTTGTTTAAAATTAAATCCTAAAGCTCTAAGCTATGAACAACCGTGTTAACATTGCCGAAACAGAACCCCAGGCCTACAAAGCCATGTATGCCTTAGTAAATTACCTGCAAACCACACCATTGAACAAAACTCGGTTAGAACTTATTCAGGTAAGAGCCTCCCAAATAAACGGTTGTGCTTTTTGTTTGAATATGCATACCAAAGATGCCTTAAAGAACGGCGAAACGGCTCAAAGGCTTTTTTTGTTAAATGCCTGGAGAGAAACTAATTTATTTACCGAAGAAGAAAAAGTAATTCTGGCTCTGACAGAAGAAGTTACGCTTATTCACCAGGGTGGCGTTACCAACGAGACCTACCAAAAAGCAGAACAACTCTTGGGTAAAAATTATGTGGCTCAGGTGATTATGGCAATAATTACCATTAACGCCTGGAACCGGATTGCCATTGCCACCGAGTTGCCGGTTGGTTAATTTAAAAAAATCCTGGTTCTGAAAAGCAAAACCTTCACGAAAGTATATGTACTAATAGTAATAATTAATTAGCAGATGAGATAAAGCGGAAGAATCTAAGGGCACGTTTTTTATACTACTTCATCCCTTTACTTTTTTAAATTTTGATGGTTTAGAAACTAAAATCCGCGGTTAGCTGCAAAATTTCGTATTTGAATTCTTGCGCAGCTGCTCTTTGGGTAAGTCCTATGTGGTTAAAGCCGTGCGTAAAGCGGGCGTTTAAACTTATCTGCTTCCAAGCTTGGAAACCTAACCCACCCGTAATGCCGATACTACGTTCTTCGGTGCCGTGCGTAGAATTGGTAGTTTGTCCGTTACTTTCTTCTTCAGCCGCAATTAATAAATCAAACTGAGGACCAGCCATTAATATTACTTTTGGTATAATCCGGTATTTAAGCAATAGCGGCAAAGACAAATAGCTATGCTTGTAATGGGTGCTCAAGTTGCGGTTCTCGCCGTTAAATTGGGCATATAAGTATTCTTGTTGCAGGGAAAAGTTATAGGGTAAGGGAACTTCTAACGAAAAACCAAGCAGAAAACCAGGCTGCCACGAAGCCTCCACCGGAACCATGGGCGGCGGGTAGCCTTTGTTGAAATTCATATTCGAGTAGTTCATCCCGAATTTAAACCCAAAACGAACAGACCGGTTTGAATCAAATACCTCATCAGTTTGCGCTAAACTATTGTAATACAAAAAACAAGAGAGTAATAGCAGTAAAAATTTTTTCATTTGCACGGAAAGCTTATTCGTTATTTAGGTTATCGGTACCAGGTTAAGCATTAGAGCCGGCTACAAAAATGAAATAAAACGGCATCGGAATGTATGCTGACTACTTCCAAAAATTATTTTTCAACTTTTTCCCCACTGATAAAAACCCCGTTCAGTTTTCTTACATTCCGGATATCTGTCAAAGGATCAGCATCTAACACCAAGAAGTCGGCCCAGTTGCCCCGGGTTAAGGTGCCGACATTTTTTAAGCCCAGGTAATGGGCGGCATTTTTAGTTGCGGCTGTAATAATTTGACGAGGAGTAAGTCCGGCTTCGGCCATCATTTCCATTTCCAGGTGCTCAAAGTAACCCATAAACCGGGCCGGCATGCCACTATCCGTGCCGAACACAATGGGAATACCTTGGTCGCTTAGTTT
Proteins encoded in this window:
- a CDS encoding carboxymuconolactone decarboxylase family protein, with the protein product MNNRVNIAETEPQAYKAMYALVNYLQTTPLNKTRLELIQVRASQINGCAFCLNMHTKDALKNGETAQRLFLLNAWRETNLFTEEEKVILALTEEVTLIHQGGVTNETYQKAEQLLGKNYVAQVIMAIITINAWNRIAIATELPVG
- a CDS encoding porin family protein, which produces MKKFLLLLLSCFLYYNSLAQTDEVFDSNRSVRFGFKFGMNYSNMNFNKGYPPPMVPVEASWQPGFLLGFSLEVPLPYNFSLQQEYLYAQFNGENRNLSTHYKHSYLSLPLLLKYRIIPKVILMAGPQFDLLIAAEEESNGQTTNSTHGTEERSIGITGGLGFQAWKQISLNARFTHGFNHIGLTQRAAAQEFKYEILQLTADFSF
- a CDS encoding GNAT family N-acetyltransferase produces the protein MHITYQIGVLPTVTQVTALYNAAGLPRPTHDPERMQQMYAHSNLVVTAWEGDTLIGVSRSITDWVWSCYLADLAVDPSYQKSGIGKKLIQLTKEKAGEQSMVLLLSVPTALEYYPRVGMQKVENGFILPREK
- a CDS encoding pseudouridine synthase, which gives rise to MAMLHRHFKLHKPYGYLSQFVGEANKKKRLGELYPFPDGTMAVGRLDEDSEGLLLLTTDGKVSTFFTSSKMEKEYFAQVDGLITPEAIAQLQQGVEIGVRNQKYQTKPCAAYKLASNPEFSARARKIRDDRHGPTSWVSLTLTEGKNRQIRKMTAAVGFPTLRLIRVRIGELHLGNLPVGQVIEVTNQIEEILSIF
- a CDS encoding Crp/Fnr family transcriptional regulator, whose product is MAEKLLQHLQKFIVVPAEAKPLVAGSLLPFQVKKKQNLLENGQICTYNYFVEKGCLRLFFINDKGIEQTTQFSIENWWLSDYSSFSRQQPSTFFIQAVENTTVWALSWQAQEQLFLNFPPLERYFRLVYQRAYAAEQWRIKYIYDFSKEEMYQHFSSHYPGFVQRIPQYLLASFLGFTPEYLSEIRKKSIS